Proteins encoded in a region of the Mercenaria mercenaria strain notata chromosome 1, MADL_Memer_1, whole genome shotgun sequence genome:
- the LOC123533116 gene encoding solute carrier family 25 member 45-like — protein sequence MVGKDVLLDYLAGAVSGSAGVLFGHPLDTVKCQLQVQQAGNQYKGLLDCCITINKQGLAKGFFRGLSWPLFSYGLVNSMFFGTYANTLKLLGSSAVPGSEPHFLHIVIAGSVGGAAQLSVAVPVEVIKVVLQSQIPHPSKQHIIGINRDYYKGPNEGILDIIRAKGFKGMYRGTVAQLYRDIPASASYFAIFEYSSYYGHKYFPAINSQVINFLSGGLAGVLSWTLILPLDVMKSRVQADVKGNLYTGLWDCAKKSVQEEGFTVLFRGYSAVATRAFLVNSITLLVYVELLKAFKAVHLA from the exons ATGGTTGGTAAAGATGTGCTGCTCGATTATTTAGCTGGAGCTGTATCAG GATCAGCAGGAGTGTTATTTGGTCATCCCCTGGACACCGTCAAATGTCAGCTACAGGTGCAACAAGCTGGGAACCAGTACAAGGGATTATTGGATTGCTGTATCACCATTAATAAACAAGGACTG GCAAAAGGATTTTTTCGAGGATTATCATGGCCACTTTTCTCCTATGGACTTGTCAACTCGATGTTCTTTGGGACTTACGCCAACACCTTGAAACTTCTGGGTTCCAGTGCTGTACCAGGCTCTGAGCCCCACTTCCTACATATTGTGATTGCAGGTTCTGTGGGAGGTGCGGCTCAGTTGTCAGTTGCCGTTCCTGTAGAGGTCATCAAGGTCGTCTTACAGTCCCAGATTCCCCATCCGTCTAAACAACATATCATAG GTATAAATCGTGATTATTACAAGGGACCTAATGAAGGAATTTTGGATATAATACGTGCTAAAGGTTTCAAAGGAATGTATAGAGGGACCGTAGCTCAGCTTTATCGGGACATTCCAGCTTCAGCATCATATTTTGCGATATTTGAATATTCTTCCTATTACGGACATAAGTATTTCCCAGCAATCAACAGTCAGGTTATCAACTTTTTATCAGGAGGTTTAGCAGGGGTCCTAAGTTGGACCCTCATTTTACCTCTGGATGTAATGAAGAGCCGGGTTCAAGCAGACGTGAAAGGAAATTTATACACAGGATTGTGGGATTGTGCAAAGAAGAGTGTACAGGAAGAAGGATTTACAGTTTTGTTCCGTGGGTATTCTGCTGTAGCTACGAGAGCTTTCCTTGTTAATTCGATAACGTTGTTAGTCTATGTTGAACTGTTGAAAGCTTTTAAAGCCGTACATTTAGCATAG